A single region of the Gammaproteobacteria bacterium genome encodes:
- a CDS encoding O-antigen ligase family protein, with protein sequence MTLYTQFQQTYSRSRPYLLLAGYLCLVASAFLSPLTISGTDAAILAASVFCLLSGKLFIEFKLIRTHPITLSILILLAIVFAGMFWSIASWHDRWGAFHKYLKLGYFILILPLCTERRWREHAISAFLLTITVTVALSYLTKYTPLHLGKTGSPQFIFHSHIETSYFVAFSTYVLVQRALYGQHYRWLCWLLAAIFTFHEFFINDGRTGWMVYFGLMILFFMQQALAHLDREADQDQYTQVALRSLLFGIIAILLLGILIYNLSASFHNRVNSLLPNLLPSHHSQQINAKGHALHKPDLRISFFKYSLVLTREHPIMGMGTASFQATYKKTPVIPGWGTLNNPHNEYLLILVQGGLVGLGALLYFFYTQWYASFRLTDERHIAQALTLSAMISCSFNAFIYTSSTGHFYVLFLGLLFAQYKPAKNKVNLSSFFK encoded by the coding sequence ATGACGCTTTATACTCAGTTCCAGCAAACCTATTCCCGCTCACGACCCTATTTATTGTTAGCTGGGTACTTATGCCTGGTAGCATCCGCTTTTCTTTCTCCATTGACCATCAGCGGTACTGATGCCGCTATTTTGGCCGCAAGTGTTTTTTGCCTCCTTTCTGGCAAGCTTTTTATCGAATTCAAATTGATCCGCACCCATCCCATCACACTCAGCATTCTCATATTACTCGCCATTGTTTTTGCTGGCATGTTTTGGAGCATAGCCAGCTGGCACGATAGATGGGGTGCATTTCATAAATACCTGAAATTGGGCTATTTCATTTTGATATTACCGCTGTGTACAGAGCGGCGCTGGCGCGAGCACGCCATTAGTGCTTTTTTGCTGACGATTACCGTCACAGTTGCATTATCTTATTTGACCAAATATACCCCCCTACATCTGGGAAAAACCGGCTCCCCACAATTTATCTTTCACAGTCATATTGAAACCAGTTATTTTGTCGCTTTTTCTACTTATGTGCTTGTGCAACGCGCACTTTACGGTCAACATTACCGCTGGTTGTGCTGGTTGCTAGCCGCTATTTTTACCTTTCATGAATTTTTTATTAATGACGGTCGCACGGGTTGGATGGTTTATTTCGGGTTAATGATCTTATTTTTTATGCAACAAGCTTTAGCGCACCTAGATCGTGAAGCCGATCAAGATCAATATACCCAAGTCGCATTACGTAGCCTATTATTCGGAATCATCGCTATTTTGCTGTTGGGAATTCTTATCTATAATTTATCCGCATCCTTTCATAATCGTGTTAACTCCCTGCTGCCGAATTTATTGCCTAGCCATCATTCACAACAAATAAATGCAAAAGGACATGCCCTCCATAAACCTGATTTAAGGATTTCTTTTTTCAAATATTCTTTAGTACTAACTCGCGAACATCCGATCATGGGTATGGGGACAGCTTCTTTTCAAGCAACCTATAAAAAAACACCGGTTATTCCAGGCTGGGGGACTTTGAATAATCCACATAATGAATATCTGCTGATACTGGTACAAGGAGGCTTGGTTGGGTTAGGCGCATTATTGTATTTCTTTTATACTCAATGGTATGCGAGTTTTCGACTAACGGATGAACGGCACATTGCACAGGCACTTACCCTATCTGCTATGATAAGCTGCAGTTTTAATGCTTTTATCTATACCTCATCGACCGGACATTTTTATGTGTTATTTTTGGGGTTACTGTTTGCGCAATATAAACCTGCTAAAAACAAGGTGAATCTAAGTTCCTTTTTTAAGTAG
- the acpA gene encoding acid phosphatase, which translates to MLRISFLLLLAFTSFVQTIYADTLDKINHIVIIYLENRSFDNLYGLFPGAEGVQGLTPAQYQQVDNDGKPFSQLPPVWKNSRGDIDPAFSGKPPLPNRPFQLNAPPYNLALNMPSHDLTHLFYVNQEQINHGKNNRFAAASNAGGLVMGYYDGSSMKLWQLARQYTLADHFFMGAFGGSFLNHFWLACACAPEFPGAPAKLIAKLEDDGVTLKRGFFSHGSAMDGPPSFSRTGPITPDLYAVDAVQPPYQPSKIPPAPGGDPRFADPSQYPLPPQTAKTIGDALSEKGISWAWYTNDFNRAVAEYSQPAEVREKASHQVKFSTHHLPYNYFKNYAPGTKARAEHLKDLQDLLAAIKAGTLPQVVFYKPDGIFSQHPGMDNIVEGDAHVADLVAQIQKSPLWNSTLIIITYDENGGFWDHVPPPKGDRFGPGTRIPAILISPYVKKGFVDHTQYDTTSILKLITRRFGLEPLPGLRANMGDLTEALVE; encoded by the coding sequence TTGCTAAGAATATCTTTTTTGCTATTGCTAGCATTTACCAGCTTTGTTCAAACCATCTACGCTGACACGCTGGATAAAATTAATCATATTGTTATTATCTATCTGGAAAATCGTAGTTTCGATAATCTTTACGGCTTGTTTCCTGGTGCAGAGGGTGTACAAGGTTTAACGCCCGCGCAATATCAGCAGGTGGATAATGATGGCAAGCCATTTAGCCAGCTACCGCCGGTGTGGAAGAATAGCAGGGGAGATATTGATCCAGCATTCAGTGGCAAACCACCATTACCCAACCGCCCATTTCAATTGAATGCACCGCCGTACAATTTAGCGTTGAACATGCCAAGTCATGATCTGACGCATCTATTTTATGTCAATCAAGAACAGATTAACCATGGCAAAAACAATCGTTTTGCCGCTGCTTCAAACGCAGGTGGTTTAGTGATGGGTTACTATGATGGCTCCAGCATGAAATTATGGCAGTTGGCGCGGCAATATACGCTGGCGGATCATTTTTTTATGGGAGCTTTTGGTGGTTCTTTTCTTAACCATTTTTGGCTAGCCTGTGCTTGTGCGCCAGAGTTTCCAGGTGCGCCTGCTAAATTAATTGCTAAGCTTGAAGATGACGGTGTGACTTTAAAGCGAGGATTTTTCTCTCATGGTAGCGCGATGGATGGTCCGCCGAGCTTTAGTCGTACTGGACCCATCACGCCAGATTTGTATGCGGTGGATGCAGTCCAACCGCCTTATCAACCGAGTAAAATACCGCCCGCCCCGGGTGGTGACCCGCGTTTTGCAGATCCTTCACAATATCCGCTGCCACCGCAGACGGCTAAAACCATTGGCGATGCTTTATCTGAGAAAGGCATCAGCTGGGCATGGTATACCAATGATTTCAACCGGGCAGTTGCGGAGTATAGCCAACCCGCAGAGGTAAGAGAAAAAGCGTCGCATCAGGTGAAATTTTCCACGCATCACCTACCGTATAATTATTTTAAAAACTATGCGCCAGGCACCAAAGCTCGTGCCGAACATCTCAAAGATTTGCAGGATTTGCTGGCTGCAATCAAAGCAGGCACTCTGCCGCAAGTGGTATTTTATAAACCGGATGGCATATTTAGCCAACATCCTGGAATGGACAACATTGTGGAAGGAGATGCCCATGTTGCCGATCTGGTAGCGCAAATTCAGAAAAGTCCGCTATGGAATAGTACACTCATCATCATAACCTATGATGAAAATGGCGGCTTTTGGGATCATGTGCCGCCACCCAAGGGCGATCGTTTTGGACCGGGTACACGTATTCCGGCGATTTTAATCTCACCGTATGTTAAAAAAGGTTTCGTCGATCATACGCAATATGATACGACTTCTATTTTAAAGCTGATTACTCGGCGCTTTGGTTTGGAGCCGCTGCCAGGGTTGCGGGCTAATATGGGGGATTTGACTGAGGCTTTGGTTGAATAG
- a CDS encoding phospholipase D-like domain-containing protein produces the protein MKDRHISETVFLTGEAYFTALLTDIGLAKTSIDLETYIFDNDALGQRVADALAAAAKRGVRVRVLVDGAGSIGWGGTLANGLEAAGVEVRIFHPFPWHLWRWPRMITHLPRLFKSLYFIFQINTRNHRKVCIIDNSTVFIGSANISLCHLSVAEGGKNWRDTVVKLIGVRIDDLRAAFLAAWHHTAIQDRFHNIFRRVDTRAIIRLNNTRHRRRVLYKDLLRHLSKCRKRVWITNAYFVPDNRLLKTLLDLAEGKIDVRILLPQKSDIFIMSWASSAFYERLLAAGVRIFEYFPGMLHAKSLILDDWFMVGSSNLNHRSLLHDLEVDVNVRSRQSRQMLMEQFIADLAHAKEIQLSNWYKRPWHQKLVGRLILYIKYWI, from the coding sequence ATGAAGGACCGTCACATATCAGAAACGGTTTTTTTAACCGGAGAAGCTTACTTCACAGCGCTGCTGACAGATATCGGCTTGGCTAAAACCAGCATCGATTTGGAAACCTATATTTTTGACAATGATGCCTTAGGGCAACGTGTGGCTGATGCTTTAGCTGCAGCTGCAAAAAGGGGAGTGCGTGTCAGGGTTCTCGTCGATGGCGCAGGAAGCATAGGATGGGGTGGGACATTGGCCAATGGGCTGGAAGCCGCCGGTGTTGAAGTACGGATTTTTCATCCTTTCCCATGGCACCTATGGCGATGGCCACGCATGATTACGCATCTGCCACGACTTTTTAAAAGCCTTTATTTCATTTTTCAAATAAATACTAGAAACCACCGTAAAGTCTGTATCATCGATAACAGTACAGTGTTTATCGGTAGTGCCAATATCAGTTTATGCCATTTAAGCGTTGCTGAAGGCGGCAAGAATTGGCGTGACACCGTCGTCAAACTGATTGGTGTTCGTATTGATGATTTACGCGCTGCGTTTTTAGCAGCCTGGCACCACACGGCCATTCAGGATCGGTTCCACAATATATTTCGACGTGTGGATACCCGTGCTATTATCCGCTTAAACAATACACGTCACCGGCGTCGTGTTTTATATAAAGATTTGCTACGACATTTATCTAAATGCAGAAAACGCGTTTGGATCACTAACGCCTATTTTGTGCCAGATAACCGCTTGTTAAAAACATTACTGGATCTAGCAGAGGGAAAAATCGATGTACGCATCCTGTTGCCACAAAAAAGCGATATTTTTATTATGTCCTGGGCATCATCGGCTTTTTATGAACGGCTCCTAGCCGCCGGCGTCCGAATTTTTGAATATTTTCCCGGGATGCTACATGCCAAATCATTGATTCTAGATGATTGGTTTATGGTAGGTTCCAGCAATTTAAATCATCGCAGTCTGTTACATGACCTGGAAGTTGATGTCAATGTCCGCTCACGACAATCTCGGCAAATGCTGATGGAGCAATTTATTGCAGACTTGGCGCATGCAAAAGAAATACAATTAAGCAATTGGTATAAACGCCCTTGGCATCAAAAACTGGTGGGTCGTTTGATATTGTATATAAAGTATTGGATATAA
- a CDS encoding glycosyltransferase family 9 protein, with protein sequence MTLSLASVKSIAFVMSPRLGDALLAMIIVNNLQLNGYKVTIFSNYLTGLQRWFPGMQIKPYPDESQCQAVLQPFDLLLHSYPRDVLYQANSWHPRVVILDHFPLYRRQISMVEIQVAVCKELLKLPLVVRENGLNAPPGLQFRKNSQRIIIHPTASEFAKYWLLERFCTMARRLQAEGYDPEFVVAPSEKPQVSMLENQGFLVTAQPSLDTLAQYIYESAWFIGNDSGIGHLASNLGIPTVSLMQRRKIMQRWRPDWAPGEAVLPWMPLLLRPLKERAWKYFISVNQVLRAFRRLKVSVAEELNSLSHKRGSAVLTPFEKGGRRP encoded by the coding sequence ATGACCCTATCTTTAGCTTCCGTAAAATCCATTGCTTTTGTTATGTCACCCCGTTTGGGAGATGCATTGTTGGCTATGATTATAGTCAACAATTTACAACTAAACGGCTACAAGGTAACTATTTTTAGCAATTATCTTACTGGCTTACAGCGTTGGTTTCCCGGAATGCAAATAAAACCTTATCCTGATGAGAGCCAATGCCAAGCAGTGTTACAACCCTTTGATTTATTGCTGCATAGCTATCCAAGAGATGTTTTATACCAAGCCAATTCTTGGCATCCAAGGGTGGTGATCCTAGATCATTTTCCGCTCTATAGACGTCAAATCTCCATGGTTGAAATACAAGTTGCCGTATGTAAGGAATTGTTAAAACTTCCTTTGGTTGTGCGCGAAAATGGCCTAAACGCGCCTCCCGGGTTACAATTTCGAAAGAATTCACAGCGCATCATTATTCATCCTACCGCCTCTGAGTTTGCTAAATACTGGTTACTCGAGCGCTTTTGCACTATGGCCAGACGATTACAGGCTGAAGGTTATGACCCTGAATTTGTGGTCGCCCCTTCTGAAAAACCACAGGTTTCTATGCTGGAAAATCAAGGATTTCTCGTAACGGCACAACCTTCTTTAGACACCTTGGCACAATATATCTATGAGTCAGCTTGGTTTATTGGCAATGATTCCGGTATAGGTCACCTGGCATCTAACCTTGGCATACCAACGGTCTCATTAATGCAGCGGCGCAAAATTATGCAGCGCTGGCGCCCCGACTGGGCACCTGGAGAAGCTGTGCTCCCTTGGATGCCATTATTGCTGCGGCCACTTAAGGAACGCGCTTGGAAATATTTTATTTCTGTCAACCAGGTGTTGAGGGCTTTTAGACGGCTTAAAGTATCTGTAGCTGAAGAGCTTAACTCACTCTCTCACAAGAGAGGCAGTGCTGTTCTCACCCCCTTTGAAAAAGGGGGTCGAAGGCCGTAA
- a CDS encoding endonuclease/exonuclease/phosphatase family protein yields MSENNILKILTYNIHKGFSTTSSRFVLHPIKEAIHEINPHIVFLQEIQGEHTSHEITVKTWPKQSQFEFLGEQLWPYFAYGKNAIYEVGHHGNAILSKFPFISWENIDVSLHEHASRSVLHGVLEIPGFNIPIHAICIHFGLFKIEREKQLDILCKRIETHVPTGEPLILAGDFNDWQSHAKHFLETHLNLREAFKVLTGKYARSFPVWSPALQVDRIYFRGIEVLNCQRFTKLPWRRLSDHAPLYAEFDLQRS; encoded by the coding sequence ATGTCAGAAAACAATATATTAAAAATACTCACCTACAATATCCACAAAGGATTCAGCACGACCAGTTCGCGTTTCGTACTCCACCCTATTAAAGAAGCCATACACGAAATTAATCCACACATTGTCTTCCTGCAAGAAATACAAGGTGAACATACCAGTCATGAAATCACGGTAAAAACCTGGCCTAAACAATCACAATTTGAATTTTTAGGCGAACAACTCTGGCCTTATTTTGCCTATGGCAAAAATGCGATTTATGAAGTCGGTCATCATGGCAATGCGATTTTAAGTAAATTCCCATTTATCAGTTGGGAGAATATCGATGTCTCCCTACATGAACACGCCAGCCGCAGTGTACTCCATGGAGTATTGGAAATCCCCGGTTTTAACATACCCATTCATGCGATTTGCATCCATTTTGGACTGTTTAAGATAGAACGGGAAAAACAGTTGGATATTCTGTGCAAACGCATTGAAACGCATGTGCCCACTGGGGAACCCCTGATTCTGGCGGGTGATTTTAATGACTGGCAAAGCCATGCCAAACATTTTCTGGAAACGCATTTAAATTTACGCGAAGCATTTAAAGTATTAACGGGTAAATATGCCAGATCATTTCCGGTATGGAGCCCCGCTTTGCAGGTCGACCGTATTTATTTTCGAGGGATAGAGGTGTTAAACTGTCAACGTTTTACCAAACTTCCCTGGCGCAGGCTCTCTGACCATGCACCACTTTATGCGGAATTTGATTTGCAGCGATCGTAA
- the parE gene encoding DNA topoisomerase IV subunit B: MADPTSRKYSAESIEVLSGLDPVRVRPGMYTDTHNPNHLAMEAVDNSVDEAVAGFAKHLDVILYSDGSLEVIDDGRGMPVDIHPEEKISGVELILTRLHAGAKFSNKDYQFSGGLHGVGISVVNALSKRLEVKVKRDGKTHFMSFKGGEPDAPLKVTGTCGKFETGTSVRFWPDAKYFDSAKFAIAPLKYLLRAKAVLCPGLTVRFTQEANGETETWFYEDGLRDYLVDALSDSVRLPEEPFLGQAAGNTEKVDWAVTWLPEDSVVVTESYVNLIPTIQGGTHVNGFRTGLLEALREFCEIRKLLPRGIKISSEDIWDQCNYVLSVKIRDPQFSGQTKERLTSRQCAAFVTGVVKDTFSLWLNENVAAGEALAELAIQNAQQRSRASKQVLRKKVTAGPALPGKLADCTSQDSSQSELFLVEGDSAGGSAKQARDREFQAVMPLRGKILNSWEVESSQVLASQEIHDIAVAIGVDPGVDDLTGLRYNRICILADADSDGMHIATLLCALFFKHFYPVVNAGHLYVAMPPLYRIDIGKEVFYALDNEEKQGILDRIAAEKKKGSVHIQRFKGLGEMNPSQLRETTMSPDTRRLVQLQVSDDQTQDLMDMLLAKKRASDRKLWLEQKGNLAEI; this comes from the coding sequence ATGGCAGATCCAACCTCTCGCAAATATTCCGCTGAGTCTATTGAAGTCCTAAGCGGCCTCGATCCCGTCCGCGTCCGCCCGGGTATGTATACTGATACCCACAATCCCAACCATTTAGCGATGGAAGCCGTGGATAACAGCGTGGACGAAGCCGTCGCTGGTTTTGCTAAACACCTTGATGTCATTTTATACAGCGACGGTTCCCTGGAGGTGATCGATGACGGCCGCGGCATGCCCGTCGACATTCATCCCGAAGAAAAAATTTCCGGTGTGGAATTAATTTTGACGCGGCTACATGCTGGCGCAAAATTTTCCAATAAAGATTATCAGTTTTCCGGCGGCTTGCACGGTGTGGGTATATCTGTAGTCAACGCCCTATCCAAACGACTAGAGGTTAAGGTCAAACGCGATGGCAAAACCCATTTCATGTCATTCAAAGGCGGCGAACCTGATGCACCCTTAAAAGTGACGGGTACTTGTGGAAAATTTGAGACAGGCACCAGCGTCCGCTTCTGGCCAGACGCCAAATATTTTGATTCAGCCAAATTTGCTATTGCCCCTTTAAAATACCTACTACGCGCCAAAGCGGTGCTCTGCCCGGGATTAACTGTGCGCTTCACGCAAGAAGCCAATGGTGAAACTGAAACTTGGTTTTATGAAGATGGATTAAGAGATTACCTGGTAGATGCCTTAAGTGACAGCGTACGCCTGCCGGAAGAACCGTTTTTAGGCCAAGCCGCTGGCAATACCGAAAAAGTAGACTGGGCAGTCACTTGGTTGCCCGAAGATAGCGTGGTGGTCACTGAAAGTTACGTCAATCTCATCCCCACCATACAAGGCGGCACGCACGTGAACGGCTTCCGCACTGGGTTACTTGAAGCATTACGTGAATTCTGTGAAATTCGCAAATTATTGCCGCGCGGCATTAAAATATCCAGCGAAGATATCTGGGATCAATGCAATTATGTATTATCAGTCAAAATACGTGATCCACAGTTTTCCGGGCAAACCAAAGAACGTTTGACGTCAAGACAATGCGCTGCATTCGTGACCGGTGTCGTGAAAGATACTTTCAGTCTATGGCTGAATGAAAATGTGGCCGCAGGTGAGGCTTTGGCTGAGCTTGCTATTCAAAACGCACAGCAACGCAGTCGCGCCAGCAAACAAGTACTACGAAAAAAAGTTACGGCTGGACCTGCCCTTCCTGGCAAATTAGCGGATTGCACCAGCCAAGATTCATCACAGAGTGAACTATTTTTAGTAGAAGGCGACTCGGCTGGCGGCTCTGCCAAACAGGCAAGAGACCGAGAATTTCAGGCAGTTATGCCATTGCGCGGTAAAATTCTTAACTCCTGGGAGGTGGAGTCCTCACAAGTGTTGGCGTCACAAGAAATCCATGATATCGCTGTCGCCATTGGCGTTGACCCAGGCGTCGATGATCTGACCGGCTTACGCTATAATCGTATCTGCATTCTGGCCGATGCTGACTCCGATGGTATGCATATTGCGACACTCCTATGTGCATTGTTTTTCAAACACTTCTACCCTGTCGTCAACGCCGGACACCTGTATGTGGCCATGCCACCTTTGTATCGCATTGATATTGGCAAAGAGGTATTTTACGCGTTGGATAATGAGGAAAAACAGGGTATTTTAGATCGCATTGCCGCGGAGAAAAAGAAAGGTAGCGTGCACATCCAACGCTTTAAAGGTTTAGGAGAAATGAATCCCTCACAACTTCGCGAAACCACCATGTCTCCTGATACCCGCCGCTTGGTACAATTGCAGGTGAGTGACGATCAAACTCAAGACCTGATGGATATGTTATTGGCTAAGAAACGCGCCAGCGACCGGAAGCTATGGTTGGAGCAGAAAGGTAATTTGGCGGAAATTTAA
- a CDS encoding L-serine ammonia-lyase, with amino-acid sequence MYISIFEIFKIGIGPSSSHTVGPMKAAREFVEQLKSQNILPHITEIQIALYGSLALTGRGHGTDKALLMGLCGEQPDTIDPDTIPEKLQNIRDSGYLNLLGSHRISFFEAIHLLYYRQEVLPKHTNGLRFTAFSGKDSIAYAQTYYSIGGGFIVTEAQFDQAAALQPVPYPFSTAEELLSLCRQHNLSISQLMLANEAVFRPEAQIHQALLDIANTMSACIHKGCSTEGILPGGLEVRRRAAALYKKLLARGKPGSHHPDAMNWLNVYAMAVNEENAAGGRIVTAPTNGAAGIVPAVLQYYREFCPQQNGEQGIIDFLLTAGAIAILYKLRASISGAEVGCQGEVGVACSMAAGALAAVLNGTLAQVENAAEIGMEHNLGLPCDPPKGLVQIPCIERNAMGAVKAINAAFLALAEDGQHKVSLDNVIQTMQQIGKDMMTIYKETSLGGLAVNVPEC; translated from the coding sequence ATGTATATCAGCATATTTGAAATCTTTAAAATCGGCATAGGCCCCTCCAGCTCGCACACCGTTGGCCCCATGAAAGCAGCTCGCGAGTTTGTCGAGCAGTTAAAAAGTCAAAATATTCTGCCTCATATTACTGAAATACAAATTGCTTTATACGGCTCGTTAGCCTTAACCGGCCGCGGGCACGGCACTGACAAAGCCCTACTCATGGGATTATGCGGAGAACAACCCGATACCATAGATCCAGATACCATTCCTGAAAAATTGCAGAATATTCGCGACAGTGGCTATCTAAATTTACTTGGCAGTCACCGCATCTCTTTTTTTGAAGCAATCCATTTGCTGTATTATCGACAAGAAGTATTACCTAAGCACACCAATGGTCTTCGTTTTACTGCATTTTCCGGCAAAGATAGTATTGCCTATGCGCAAACTTATTACTCCATAGGCGGCGGTTTTATTGTAACAGAAGCACAGTTCGATCAGGCGGCCGCCCTGCAACCTGTACCTTACCCCTTCTCAACCGCTGAAGAACTGCTATCACTATGCCGTCAACACAACCTCAGCATCAGCCAATTGATGCTGGCCAATGAAGCGGTATTCCGTCCAGAAGCACAAATCCATCAAGCATTGTTAGACATTGCCAATACCATGTCAGCCTGCATCCACAAAGGCTGCTCCACAGAAGGTATTTTACCAGGCGGTTTAGAAGTGCGACGTCGCGCAGCGGCTTTGTATAAAAAACTTCTCGCACGGGGTAAACCTGGCAGCCATCACCCTGATGCGATGAATTGGCTAAATGTTTATGCCATGGCTGTCAATGAAGAAAATGCCGCCGGTGGACGCATAGTCACCGCCCCCACGAACGGCGCCGCCGGCATCGTTCCTGCAGTCTTGCAGTATTATCGAGAATTTTGTCCACAACAAAACGGCGAACAAGGCATCATAGATTTTCTTCTCACCGCCGGCGCCATCGCCATTTTATATAAATTACGCGCCTCTATTTCGGGAGCTGAAGTGGGTTGCCAAGGCGAGGTCGGTGTGGCCTGCTCTATGGCTGCAGGTGCATTGGCAGCTGTATTAAACGGTACGCTTGCGCAAGTAGAGAATGCTGCTGAAATCGGCATGGAACACAATTTAGGTTTACCTTGCGATCCACCCAAAGGTTTAGTACAGATTCCTTGCATCGAACGCAATGCCATGGGCGCAGTGAAAGCCATTAATGCAGCTTTCCTGGCACTCGCTGAGGACGGCCAGCATAAAGTTTCCCTGGATAATGTCATACAGACCATGCAACAGATTGGCAAAGATATGATGACGATTTATAAAGAAACTTCGTTGGGGGGATTGGCAGTGAATGTGCCAGAGTGTTAA
- a CDS encoding TIGR00730 family Rossman fold protein, which translates to MAKRRSKKTKQTAKKGCLQKPNYQLQDEKFLTRTENFGTGLWSALRIFYEFMRGFYAFRKVNNCITLFGSARFPETHRYYQTARTMGYMLAEAGLTVMTGGGPGIMEAANRGAQEAHGFSVSCNIHLATPEEELANPYVDKRITFNHFFVRKVMLTKYSSGFIALPGGFGTLDELFEMSTLIQTHKIKNFPLVLMGSDYWSPLVDYIRKTLLKNGTINPDDLKHIFLTDSPADALYHIIDTLKRITTPP; encoded by the coding sequence ATGGCCAAAAGAAGGAGCAAGAAAACCAAGCAAACTGCGAAAAAAGGTTGCCTGCAAAAACCGAATTATCAGTTGCAAGATGAAAAGTTTTTAACCCGAACTGAAAATTTTGGCACCGGCTTGTGGAGTGCGTTGCGGATATTTTATGAATTTATGCGCGGCTTTTATGCCTTCAGGAAAGTAAACAACTGCATTACCCTATTTGGCTCAGCGCGTTTCCCTGAAACCCATCGCTACTATCAAACTGCCCGCACTATGGGTTATATGCTAGCCGAAGCCGGTTTAACCGTCATGACCGGCGGCGGTCCCGGCATTATGGAGGCCGCCAACCGCGGCGCCCAAGAAGCCCATGGTTTTTCCGTCAGCTGCAATATTCATCTTGCAACCCCCGAGGAAGAACTCGCCAATCCTTACGTCGATAAAAGAATCACTTTTAACCATTTTTTTGTGCGCAAAGTCATGCTGACCAAATATTCATCGGGATTTATTGCCCTACCTGGCGGCTTTGGCACACTCGATGAGTTGTTTGAGATGTCAACCTTGATTCAAACGCACAAGATAAAAAACTTTCCCTTAGTATTGATGGGATCAGACTATTGGTCACCCCTAGTCGATTACATACGCAAAACCCTATTAAAAAACGGCACAATCAATCCTGATGATTTAAAACATATTTTCCTCACTGACTCACCAGCTGATGCGTTATACCATATCATCGACACCTTAAAACGGATTACCACCCCCCCATGA
- the pssA gene encoding CDP-diacylglycerol--serine O-phosphatidyltransferase yields MGIDNGDLPRGRGIYLLPNLFTLTALFAGFYAIVAAMKGVFDNAAIALFIAMVMDTLDGRVARLTHTQTAFGAELDSLSDMVSFGVAPALMAYTWGLSTLGKAGWLVAFLFTAGVALRLARFNTQTNVSDKRYFRGLPCPAGAAVIISLVWSIQELDLSNHGMRILVAIVTVITALLMVSNVLYYSFKDFNLKNRVPFIVIILLVLFFVLISVDPPLVWLALSVGFMLSGPVLWVWRFKRHRYGKKSGKGADEE; encoded by the coding sequence ATGGGTATAGACAATGGTGACTTACCACGCGGGCGCGGCATCTATTTGCTGCCTAATTTGTTTACCTTGACCGCTTTGTTTGCGGGTTTTTATGCCATTGTGGCTGCGATGAAAGGTGTTTTTGATAATGCCGCCATCGCTTTATTTATTGCTATGGTGATGGATACATTGGATGGTCGCGTGGCGCGTCTGACACATACGCAGACGGCATTTGGGGCTGAGTTGGATAGTTTATCGGATATGGTATCGTTTGGGGTGGCGCCAGCGTTGATGGCTTATACCTGGGGGCTTAGTACGTTAGGCAAAGCAGGCTGGTTAGTAGCATTTCTCTTCACGGCAGGTGTGGCTTTGCGTCTTGCGCGCTTTAATACGCAAACCAACGTCAGTGATAAACGTTATTTTCGCGGTCTACCCTGTCCGGCAGGGGCGGCGGTAATTATCAGCTTGGTGTGGAGCATACAGGAATTGGATCTAAGCAATCACGGTATGCGTATATTGGTGGCGATTGTTACCGTCATTACCGCATTGCTGATGGTGAGCAATGTGCTTTATTACAGCTTTAAAGATTTTAACCTCAAGAACCGTGTGCCGTTTATCGTCATTATCCTGTTGGTGTTATTTTTCGTGTTGATTTCGGTTGATCCACCGCTAGTGTGGTTGGCCTTGTCAGTGGGCTTCATGCTGTCAGGACCTGTGCTTTGGGTATGGCGTTTTAAGCGCCACCGGTATGGCAAAAAATCTGGAAAAGGAGCAGATGAGGAATAA